From the Tachyglossus aculeatus isolate mTacAcu1 chromosome 21, mTacAcu1.pri, whole genome shotgun sequence genome, one window contains:
- the LOC119942862 gene encoding serine protease 33-like produces MEMICKVRALGLVSVLGMVLLIPPGSTLPFTGAYGLDNGEDGGNQTNFNIVCGQPSNSNRIVGGEDAKDGEWPWQISLFYSNSHHCGGSLLTSTWILTAAHCVFDRDPSRYSVILGTSTLEPISPDGVTRNVKQIVAHPSFTGSVEASYDIALLELSEPVSFTEKIRPICIADAASRPASGTPCWTTGWGSTGTGENLPPPVTLQKVEVPLIYREACDNFYHQPQPSSPEEPSSTSSSPRDGEETPESPIILEGMICAGYPEGQRDSCHGDSGGPLACPVDGVWVLTGVVSFGEGCALPNRPGVYADVATYTSWILENIPQGNGN; encoded by the exons ATGGAGATGATCTGCAAAGTTAGGGCTCTGGGGTTGGTGTCTGTGCTCG GGATGGTTCTTCTCATCCCACCGGGCTCCACCCTTCCATTTACTGGGGCTTACGGTTTGGACAACGGTGAAGACGGAGGAAATCAGACCAACTTTAATATAG TCTGTGGCCAACCTTCCAACTCTAACCGGATAGTTGGGGGTGAGGATGCAAAGGATGGAGAGTGGCCCTGGCAGATCAGCCTCTTTTATAGCAACTCTCACCACTGTGGCGGCAGCCTGCTCACCAGTACCTGGATCCTCACTGCTGCCCACTGCGTATTCGA tcgGGACCCATCCAGGTACTCCGTGATCCTGGGAACAAGCACACTGGAGCCTATCAGCCCGGATGGCGTCACCCGCAATGTGAAACAGATCGTGGCCCACCCAAGCTTCACGGGCAGCGTCGAAGCCAGTTATGACATTGCCCTGTTGGAACTCTCGGAACCAGTGTCCTTCACGGAGAAGATTCGGCCCATCTGCATTGCCgacgctgcctcccggcccgcctCCGGCACACCCTGCTGGACAACTGGCTGGGGAAGCACAGGGACGGGAG aAAATCTGCCCCCTCCGGTAACTCTCCAGAAGGTCGAAGTGCCTCTCATCTACCGGGAGGCCTGTGACAACTTCTACCACCAGCCTCAACCATCATCTCCTGAAGAGCCTTCTTCCACCAGCTCCTCCCCACGGGATGGTGAAGAGACTCCCGAGAGTCCCATCATCTTGGAGGGCATGATCTGTGCTGGCTACCCAGAGGGCCAACGGGACTCCTGCCAT GGTGACTCTGGGGGACCTCTTGCCTGCCCAGTGGATGGAGTCTGGGTGCTGACTGGCGTGGTTAGCTTTGGGGAAGGCTGCGCCCTCCCAAACCGCCCTGGAGTTTACGCTGACGTGGCCACTTACACCTCCTGGATCCTCGAGAATATTCCTCAGGGGAACGGAAACTAG
- the LOC119941804 gene encoding serine protease 33-like: MEMICKVWALGLVSLLGMVLLVPSVSPHPLAGSYSLDNLGEGENQTNFNIVCGQSHITNRVVGGEDAKDGEWPWQISLFKGDGHQCGGSLLTSSWVLTAAHCVFQEEPSSFSVILGANNLDPISTDGVTHKVKQILVHPKYTGNVVESSDIALLELSEPVSFTEKIRPICIADASSRPASGTPCWATGWGSPVFGGTLPPPVALQKVEVPLIYREACDDLYHQPYQSSSTSLSPRGGNEVPEDPIVLEGMICAGYPEGQRDVCHGDSGGPLSCPVNGVWVLTGVVSFGLACGTPSHPGIYADVATYASWIIENVSQGNGN; the protein is encoded by the exons ATGGAGATGATCTGCAAAGTTTGGGCTCTAGGGTTGGTGTCTTTGCTTG GGATGGTTCTTCTCGTCCCATcggtctccccccatccccttgctGGGTCTTACAGTTTGGACAACCTCGGAGAAGGAGAAAATCAAACCAACTTTAATATAG TCTGTGGCCAATCTCACATCACTAACCGGGTGGTCGGGGGTGAGGATGCCAAGGATGGAGAATGGCCCTGGCAGATCAGCCTCTTTAAGGGCGATGGTCACCAATGTGGCGGCAGCCTGCTCACCAGCTCCTGGGTCCTCACTGCTGCCCACTGCGTATTCCA AGAAGAGCCCTCCAGTTTTTCTGTGATTTTGGGAGCAAACAACTTGGATCCTATCAGCACTGATGGGGTCACCCACAAAGTGAAACAGATCCTGGTGCACCCAAAGTACACGGGTAATGTGGTAGAAAGCAGCGATATTGCCCTGTTGGAACTCTCGGAACCGGTGTCCTTCACGGAGAAGATTCGGCCTATCTGCATCGCCGATGCCTCCTCCCGGCCCGCCTCTGGCACTCCCTGCTGGGCAACTGGTTGGGGAAGTCCAGTGTTTGGAG GAACTCTGCCACCTCCTGTGGCCCTCCAGAAAGTCGAAGTTCCTCTCATCTATCGCGAGGCCTGTGATGACCTCTACCATCAGCCCTACCAGTCTTCTTCCACCAGCCTTTCTCCACGGGGCGGCAATGAGGTTCCTGAAGATCCCATCGTCTTGGAGGGCATGATCTGTGCCGGTTACCCAGAGGGTCAGAGGGACGTCTGCCAT GGTGACTCTGGTGGCCCTCTTTCCTGCCCAGTGAATGGCGTCTGGGTGCTGACTGGTGTGGTAAGCTTTGGGCTGGCCTGCGGCACCCCCAGCCACCCTGGAATCTATGCTGACGTAGCCACTTATGCCTCCTGGATCATCGAGAATGTTTCTCAAGGGAACGGAAACTAA
- the LOC119942894 gene encoding serine protease 33-like, protein MEMTYKVWALGLVSALGMILLVPSGSTHPLAGAYSLDNPEEGENQTNFNIVCGQSPNSNRIVGGEDAKDGEWPWQVSLFLDDSHYCGGSLLTNSWVLTASHCVFKIEPSRFSVVLGTNTLDPISSDGVTHKVKQILAHPGYAGNIEDSSDVALLELSEPVSFTEKIRPICIADNSSRPASGTPCWVTGWGRLKLGENLPPPLTLQKVEVPLIYREACDNFYHQPQPSSTEQPSPTSPSPRNGDEIPEGPIILEGMICAGYPEGQRDSCSGDSGGPLACPVDGVWVLTGVVSFGEGCAFPNRPGVYADVATYSSWILKNVPQGNGN, encoded by the exons ATGGAGATGACCTACAAAGTTTGGGCTCTAGGGTTGGTGTCTGCACTTG GGATGATTCTTCTCGTCCCATCAGGCTCTACCCATCCCCTTGCTGGGGCTTACAGTTTGGACAACCCTGAAGAAGGAGAAAATCAGACCAACTTTAATATAG TCTGTGGGCAATCTCCCAACTCAAACCGGATAGTCGGGGGTGAGGATGCCAAGGATGGAGAATGGCCCTGGCAGGTCAGCCTCTTTTTGGACGACTCACACTACTGTGGCGGCAGCCTGCTTACCAACTCCTGGGTTCTCACTGCTTCCCACTGTGTATTCAA aatTGAGCCATCACGTTTCTCCGTGGTCCTGGGAACAAACACCTTGGATCCCATCAGCTCTGATGGTGTCACCCACAAAGTGAAACAGATTTTGGCGCATCCAGGCTACGCAGGTAACATCGAAGACAGCAGCGATGTTGCCCTTTTGGAACTCTCAGAACCAGTGTCCTTCACGGAGAAAATTCGGCCCATCTGCATCGCCGACAACTCCTCCCGGCCTGCCTCTGGCACACCCTGCTGGGTGACTGGTTGGGGAAGGCTAAAATTGGGAG aaaatctgccccctccactaACTCTCCAGAAGGTCGAAGTGCCTCTCATCTACCGTGAGGCCTGTGACAACTTCTACCACCAGCCTCAACCATCATCTACTGAACAGCCTTCTCCCACCAGCCCCTCCCCACGGAATGGTGATGAGATTCCTGAGGGCCCCATCATCTTGGAGGGCATGATCTGTGCCGGCTACCCAGAGGGCCAACGGGACTCCTGCAGT GGTGACTCTGGGGGCCCTCTTGCCTGCCCAGTGGATGGAGTTTGGGTGTTGACTGGTGTGGTTAGCTTTGGGGAAGGCTGTGCCTTCCCAAACCGCCCTGGAGTTTATGCTGACGTGGCCACTTACTCCTCCTGGATCCTCAAGAATGTTCCTCAAGGGAATGGAAACTAG